Part of the Paroedura picta isolate Pp20150507F chromosome 3, Ppicta_v3.0, whole genome shotgun sequence genome is shown below.
CTGTTTTAAGCTGACAGATGGAGCTCAGACAGACAGTGAATGTACACAAGACAAAACATCCCTGCTTTCAGTTTGACAGACTCAACTTATGAATGAAGCAAACgtaaatttgttttatttattatacttttaGTCAATGTTGTGTGTCTCTGGCCGGTACAGCTAGAAGACCCAACAACTACAGTGTTttcaaatcctccccccccccccgccagtaagagggaaaaacaaagagtgTTCTTCTACTTTGCCTTTAAGAGAAGTCTTTTAAGTTCTGCTACTGAAGGATAACAGATAATGAAAATACTCTCCAAGCTCAGAAGAGTTAGCTCACTGCCAAGACAAACGTAACTGcagttcttttcttcctttcttcaaaGTACATACattcaaaaaaaggggggggggtgaaattacTCCTCACAACCAGCTGGACTTATACAGAGAGATGGAAAGTAAAACATCAGTTCCTGCTAGAAAAAGTGACAAAGAGGGAGTGCAGAACATGTTTTTTGGTATATTTAATAAAACAGAAGTTGTTTTTTTCTAAGAAATTAAAATATCTGGAaggatagtttatttatttatttagatttctatacctcccatttctttgcagctctggccggtttacacagaacattataacttacatttaacaaattttatgtATGGCAAAGCATTTATGAATTAGAGACCATGAAAATTGCCCCGGGAAAAGTTGCTGTATATACTTTGGAATAAGAACAATAATAAGCTACTAACCACTGGTAGACTGCCACTGAGTTAAATCAATTTCTGATACACTAGTAGACCCTGGGATAATTTAATCTTTTTGGACTAGAAATATTGTTACCCAGTGGCCATCGAAAATATTGCAGGTGGGGAAAAATAATTACAACAATTTTGAATAAAAATTGTaagtttgcaacaacaacaaaaagaggtcTCTTAGAGAGCATTAAGACTGAATAATTGTCTGAAAAGCCAAGTATGGATGCTTTCCAGAAATTCTGGATACAATGGACCAGAAATTGGATCAGAGACTATATAAACTAAGTACCAGCCTTCAGTCAATAAACAATCTACTCCAGTGCTTGGAAGAATCCTTTAAAACCATACATCTTAAAGGAAGATATTAAGAAATTTGAGAACCGTATAAATCATTTTTCAGAGGAAATTCAATTTGTGAAGGAGAAACACTTAACACTAGAAAAAAAGATGGATCAGGTTAATATGCAAACTGAAAGAAGCCTGGATAACTTGGCCCTTTTGGAACTTATTCAGAAGGAACATTTCCCAAGATTGAGAAATTAATATGAAGCGAGAACAAATAAGACCAAGATTGGTTAATGTACTTGCAGAATTAattaaacttctggaagaagatATGCAAATAGAAGCGGATTCTGTCTACAGAGCAAATTCTGGATATGTGACAATAAGGAAAGTTCCAAGGGACACTTTGGTCCACTTTGTGAAGAAATTAGTAGTTAATTCAGAGACAGATTCCTACAACAACATTCCAAGATGAATTTTAAGATTGACAGTAAGGAAGTGATAATTTTGAAGGAAGTCCCACAAAGAAATCTATGGAAAAGAAAAGATTATGCCTTCCTGACAGATAAACTCAAGAGAAACAGATTACAATTCAATGGGATAAATTTAAGTCATTTTAATACTTCAAGATTAGAGATTTAGACTGAACTCTGTCTTCAAAGCAAGTGAACTTGTCATCAAAAGATATAAAACACAATGGGAAATTTTAGAAATCTCACAACCATCTCATCTCATGATAATCAGTAACAATCACCAGCTCAAAACAAAGATTAGtggtatagggcagtggtccccaacctttttatcaccggggaccactcaccgccttttactgaggcccggtggggggggtagtttactcctctactctcaatcactgacctaacgctctctggttgctatgctaatgtttaaacatcccttaaaaataagatacagacacaccacaacaatgaacataaggaacattttattttcatggaaattttaactcatgacaatgacaaatcaatgggaaccctgagcttgtttctctgcaacgagatagtcccatctgggagtgatgagagacaatgacacccgaagtgtgttgtaaagggccggggggggggaaggcatccttcggggcccacctccaattagtcaaaggaccacatgtggtccacggctcacaggttggggatcactagtatAGGGAAAATGATGGGAAAAAGGACTTTTTTCCTACTGGGACCTGAACATGGATAACAAACTTTTGATGTAGAATTATATGTATAAACCCAGGAAAAATGTAATCTTACTTCTAATAGAAGATTGGATTGTTAACTGTTAGATTTGGCTGAAATACTTTATTACTTTGGTTACAGAAAATTTAATATCTACTTTTTGATATAGTATAAATCTTGTGTTGATTTGGTTTAAGGTAAAGAAAAAATGGCTTGACAATCTGTAAATGTGAAGATTAAAGAATGTGGATATCTGAGTATGCAGATCATAATGAAAAGGGTCTTCTTAACGCTGACCAGGTCAAATAAGCTCACAGAAGAaatgcgggccctgcaggaattgccacagggagggcggtatataagtatgataaataaataaataaataaataaataagggcctgcaagactgaactcttccaccagccatttggttgggGCTAATAAATCTACTGAACTTCATCAATAAGAGCCCTCTGCTCCTTTTTCCCATCCTGGATGGACTGCGAGTGGTCTGACTGATTATTATATTTGGCTGTTAGTGAGCGGATTCATCTGCTAAGGATTCAAACTTctaaaattttaaattgtttttactgtCTTTATTGTTTACTGAATTTAactgttttattgaattgttgtaaactgccctaagacAGTcaacatttgtttgggtttaattctgttgGAAAGCACagtgaaataaatacatcaaaatcAGAGATTGGaaggcagatgtatccttaattgtggaatgctgagagtaattaaaccctagcttgttattccagtttgatCCTTGCATCTGTCAAACAACTTTAATATGCTCTGTGCTAATTTgatgctcaccctctacctatatggcCTGGCAACTTCAATGTAtttgaagtatgcatgcacagaaaagcttataccttgaataaaactttgttggtcttaaaagtgccattggactcaaactttgttctattgggGAGAAGTTCTATGACAAATGCTTAACAGTCTTCCACTATTCCCAGACCAAGATAAAAAGAGTGAGTTATACCTTGGTATATGAAAGTGATCTAATTTGATTACGCTAAGATGGGAGGGGGAAGCCCTACTCTTCTTCGAGAACCTTCTTTTGGATCATGTTCTTGATTGGCATACAATAGTCAGGGAGTTGATGATCCAGTTTTACAATAAGTTAGTTTACACCCATCTAGGGATGCAACGAGAGGAACATGTAACAGGAAACTGAGGTTGAGTAATAAGGTACAAGTTAGTAGCCTAGCCCAATATTGCCACCAGGTGCCAAGAATCATCTTGCTGCATCTCCTATTCCGTTGGCTTGTTACTGATGCTGATTTGAAGATACTGCGATACAACTGTGTTCATGTATACATGTGTATGTAAGGAGCTAGACTTTGTTATTTTATAAGCACTTACTTACTGTTTTTTTCTGCTTAAACTTGaaccatttttaaaatctctttcatTTAACTTCATTGCTTTTATTGGTGTCTTCTGCTGTGTGTGAGAGGGTTGAAATCCAGTCTTGGTCATACTATCAGAAGGACCAGGTCACAGGGACAGGGGAATAAAATAATCATTGAGAAGGTGCAAGGGGTTGGGAACCCTGTAGTCCTCTAACATCTTAAACTGGACAATCAATAACCCTGGggttatttaaaaatgaatttatgtatagaaagagaagcaCCTCTTACAAAGATGTTGATACACAACTCTTTATAAGTTTAGAACTCCTTGGTAAATCACAAACGAACATGATGCTCCAGAGAAGAAACAAATTCCAATAAACTGTAtactgtatatatacatatacttgATCTTCCTACACACATTCCAACAAACTGGCTGCCTGGATAGCAGCATGTAATGTTCCCTCTTAGAAATCAGTGAAAATGACCCTCTTTACCTTGCCAATATTCATGTGGAAGAATGTCCTGGGTTTGGGGGATTCTGGTGTCCTGTTGTTTCTGCTTCCCTAAAAATATGTTTTGATAATTAGGATACAGTTCTGGAAACCACTCCAGTCCCAAAGAACCTGACTGCAAGCCTCTCTTAGGAGAAGTAATTTCTAACAGATGAACTGAAGGTGGTTTCAAAGATATCCCTGAGCTACTGTCTCTGGTTATAATGACCCCAGAATCTACAGCAATATTTTTTCCTAGAGAAGTTACGTCAAAGTTATGTATTTCATCTTTGCCTCTTCTTTGAAGTATTTCTGTAATTGTGGGGTAAAGATCTGATTTAGGATTATTAATAACCAGAGTCTCTTCATGAGAAATAACTGATAATTGATTTTTGTCCATCAGACATTTTGCTCCTGCAGGTAGCTGAACAGGAACATCAACAACCATTCTGTAAGGGTTCACAAAACACTCATCAGAAGCTTTAACTGCAGACCCTGTCTCTCCAGTCCAAGTGTTCCCTTCAAGCTCAAGACTTAAAACTCTGTTCTCTATTCCTGTGATAATTTGCTTCTCAGTGGCTGACGGGATATCAGCACTGGCTGACAATGATTCCACAGGCTGGTGTCCCATCTTCTGGTTGCCAATGGTAGCCTGATTTAATGGGATATTTTGAACAGAAGAAGCCTGTCTCTTCCTCAATACTCTCACCTGATAATTCTCAATCACTAGTTCTACTTCCTGAGGGACAGACTGAATGGAGGAATCCACCCTCTTAGACACAGTCAGTTTTGCAGATCTTTCTTTAGCTTGTCTCTGTTTTGcaggtgtttttttaattggttgGCTAGGAGATGTAGAAGTGGCTTTACCAGTCTGAATCAATGGTTCTTGAGTGAAAACAGATGCAAATTTCTCTTCCTCAAAAGTATTTCTGCTTTTCTGTATTCTGGGGGATTCATTAAAAAGCTTTGTTTTTGAAAGTTCTTTCTCAGCTGCCTGTGTATGTGCTAGGTCCTCTTCTGGGGCTCTTGGTGTGCCATTTTCTCTTTTCTGTGACTTTTTGGTGGAATGTTTAGTTTGCTGTTGTATATCTTCATCTGGACTTGCTGCAACAGGTGCCTTATCCATTGGTTCTACATAATCTTTTTttacttttccttctttccctatTGGCTTaggtttgctttgctttgcttttttggAGGCCGTTTCTGTACTTTTGATCTGCCCTTTCTTCTTAGTATTCAGACACTCAGGTGTAGCAGAATTACCAGTCACTGGGACTGGAGAAGAAATTTCAGTAGAATTCACAGCAAGTGATGCATCTCCTGCCATCTTACAATGGGGCAAGTGGGACTTGAGACGCTTAAATGGCTTTTTACAGTAGTGACAGATTTCCACTGCTGCtggaatgcttttcatttttccgtcTGAAAAGAAGAATAAGACACCATGGAAATGTGAGGAATGTGAACCACTGTAGGTTTATTACAAACAGAGCTATTTAGTGGTTATAGCATTGGATGAGAAGCAGGAAGACAAAGATTCAAATCTGCACTAGTGCCGAAGTATCCGAGAACACATCTCAGCCTGagataacaacaaaaaaaaaacaacagaaaaaaaaacaacattcaaAGGTGCtagatgtcttttaaaaatcatgaTCTTTTGCACATGGATGTATACTGCATCTTGATAGTGTTGTTGCTTGACTAAAAAACAAAAAGTCACAAGGGTCCATGTCCTGGATCTATATTTTTGTAACATGAAACAACAATGAAGCTCTGTATATGTGACTTCAACACTGAAGGTTGTGTGCATAAATGCGATCTGCATTTTATTAGCACATTTTGTAGCCTGCCTGTAAATATGATGAAGAGCTGTACCTTACAGCACAAACCTGCGCACTTTTACTCAGTAGTAAGTCACACAGtgctctataacagtggtccccaacccccggaccagGGACTGGTactagtccatggatcagttggtactgggccgcggctcctcctcgtcctcctccctggctgctgcctcggaggctgccctgccactctgccgccggctcacctttggtgctctccagtggttgccatggctggggctccccctcggcgtggcagctgctgctggcagcacccccccccccagcgggcagcgggaaatcaggggtgctagcagaaaagcaagtggagcaggggctcaggcagttgcaacgtccctcggcaaaagactaccccccacccgggcctcagtaaaattgtcaagggttggggaccactgctctataagaCAATGTCAGTTACACATACAGATAACGTTCATGATTTCATGCCTCAGCCTCATCAGAGCTCAGCAATTAAGCAGCATCAATACTTGGAGAGttccaaggaagcctctgcagaggaaggcaatggcaaaccacctttgcctcTCACTTGTCTttaaaaccccttgctggggttgccatcagGTGGCAATTGACTTGATTGACTTGATTGTGCTTTACACACACAGTATTATGGCCATGGTACCTAGAAGTTGTGATGATACTTGAAAGATAAAAAAGGGAGAGGGATTTTTCAAAGTACCACAATTCTAGCTCAGGCCTGTATTAAAACTATGTATCTTCCCCACTTACATATAAGACAAACAGGACCCCCCAAGGatttcattccccctcccataatcacatttcccccatttttcctTTCACGGAAGCCTTTCCCTCCTAGCAATCTCTTCTTAGGCTCACACCAGATCTCCCAACTACAGCAAACTTCTCcctttagggttgtcagcttccagtTGGGCAATTCTGGAGATTTGCAAGTGGAGCCTTCAGAGGCCActgtttagggaggggagagacctgagCAGGCTTGAGCCACaaaatccagcctccaaagcaaacattttctccaagggaactaatgcCTGTCATCTGCGGAGCACCCGTCATTCCAACGCACGCCATAGGCAGATAACAAGAAATGTTTGAGTCCcgcaagagaaagggaaagcaaaacaaaacacactatCCGAGGCTGTCTGATACCGAAGATGAGAGAAGGCGTTGCTTCGTGAATTGTTTCAGCCTTCCGCGTAAATCCTTATTTGCCCCAAGGCTTGTGCCCATCCCACCCCGGGCCCCTTCTCCCCATACCTCGAGCAGCGGCTCAAACTTTAATTCTGCAGTTTCCGGGACCGCCGGCGACCTGCATCAATTGGCTTGCATTCCGGGCATGGCGTTCCTCAGCTGCGGCTGCGAAGCCGCCTTGAGTGTGTTGCAGCCCCACAACAACTGAAACTGAAAGCGCATTAAGAGAGCCGCATCCTTGGGAAACGCCGCGCACAACCGCGGCCGTTCATCACATGATCTCGGTCTCCTCTTGTGTCGCGGCCAGTCGGGAAGGAATGCGTCCTTATGGTCGGTCGTCCTTTTGTCCCGTCGATACGAACACACAGTTTTTCGCAAGACGATTTTGCCAGAACAAAACAAACACGTTGCTAAGTCGGACGCGGCCTGGTGCGGGGCGCAAAGGCGGATTTAAGGCCGACGAATCCGGATTTCCTGGTTACTTTTGACGCCGTAACTCTCCCCCATTAGAGTGGTCATGGAGACAACGGCTCATGGAGCTGGCCTAGAAACCCGGGAATTGATCGTTGTTGCAGCCATTTGGCAGcgacgccgccccccccccaggtgttgcCCTTGCTTGGCAAAAGTACTGTGAGTCGCGAAAAGCTACGCTCCCTGAATATGCCTACGTGCACACGATGGTTTAAAGGGCTGGAAGGTAACCAAGTTAGGTCGGAAAACAATGCCATCGAGTTCCACAGGGGCTTATTCACGAAAAAATGCAACAAAacgtgagtccagtggcacctttaggaccaataaagatctattcaaggtgtgagctgtcgtgtgcatgcatatgtcTGAAGAAGCGTACATACACACGAACgctcaggtgccactggacacacattttgttctgccgcttcagaccaacacggctatccacatGAATCTCCCACAAAATTACTCTTGCGGTCCGATCCTGTACATAATGTGCACTCActctttttcatttcatttttatttctttattatatttatacaccgccctgcCGTTCGGCTCAGGGCAGTAACTAGGAAATCTCATATGCAGTTATACGAGGGCATCTCGCTCCTGCAATCGAATCTACTTCCAAGAGACCCTGCTCCAGTCTAGGACGCTGACCATGTTCCCAAATCACTATTACGCAAGCGCGCCCCTGACCTTCACACATGCGCACACCCGGCGAGAAACGACCAATGGGCATGCGCCTCTCGCGCTGGAGTCACAGTGCGCCTGCGTAGCACGGCGCCCGAGCGAGCCTCTGCGTCTGAGGCGAGTAAAAAAAATTTCGCGGGAAGGGGCGTGGCTTCTCTGGCGTATCGGTGCGCTTGCGCCACAGGGGCGCATACCGGAAGCGGTGACcgaggaaaggtggggggaggaattgtTTGGGAGTGGAAGCGTGA
Proteins encoded:
- the MTNAP1 gene encoding mitochondrial nucleoid-associated protein 1, which codes for MKSIPAAVEICHYCKKPFKRLKSHLPHCKMAGDASLAVNSTEISSPVPVTGNSATPECLNTKKKGQIKSTETASKKAKQSKPKPIGKEGKVKKDYVEPMDKAPVAASPDEDIQQQTKHSTKKSQKRENGTPRAPEEDLAHTQAAEKELSKTKLFNESPRIQKSRNTFEEEKFASVFTQEPLIQTGKATSTSPSQPIKKTPAKQRQAKERSAKLTVSKRVDSSIQSVPQEVELVIENYQVRVLRKRQASSVQNIPLNQATIGNQKMGHQPVESLSASADIPSATEKQIITGIENRVLSLELEGNTWTGETGSAVKASDECFVNPYRMVVDVPVQLPAGAKCLMDKNQLSVISHEETLVINNPKSDLYPTITEILQRRGKDEIHNFDVTSLGKNIAVDSGVIITRDSSSGISLKPPSVHLLEITSPKRGLQSGSLGLEWFPELYPNYQNIFLGKQKQQDTRIPQTQDILPHEYWQAWSGYNNRYNSVKKGRLVGISMLLLGYCALSYAWSYKDTKQNR